TGATCTTCCTGCAGAAGAAGTCATGGCTGCACTTGAAATTGTCACAGCAGACTTTCAAAACAAGCTAAATAACCAACAAAAAACTTAACATTAAATATACATTTAAGTCATACTTCTTTTTTAACCTTAGATTCTAATCAATAGCGGTTGTGCAAAACGGCACAACTGCATTTATTAAGGAAAGCAGTATGACAACAACACAACTCCCTTTATTGTCTCTCGCGATTATTGCTGCGTCTACACAATACGCTTACGCCAATGACTTTGCGGCATTAGACGAAGCCTTACCAGCCCCCTACATTATCAATGGTACTGAACCTGTGTTCGATTTTGACGGTGATGGTTGCCTGCCTAGTGCAGGGATCAGCAGAACTGGCGTACAAAATTCAGGGCTAAAAACATCGGGCCGCATCACTGGTGATTGCCGAGATAATCAATTTTTAAATACTTCTAATACTGTGCATCGCTACGCCTGTAAAACAACGACTAGCGGCGAGTATTGTGGACACTTCTATGCACTTTACTTCAAAAAAGATCAAGTGTTTGATTACTTTGGTGGTGGTCACCGCCATGATTGGGAGTATGCAGCGGTATGGACTCGAGATGGGATAGTTACACACGGTAGTTATAGCGCACATGGCGACTTATTCACTAAACCTGCTAATGAGCTACCATTCGAGAATGGCCATTTAAAAATTGTCTATCATAAAGACGGCATTTTGACCCATGCACTGCGCTTCGCCAAATCAAACGAAATCGCTGAAAACAACTATCACCGCTTTGTCACACCCGCTATCATCAGTTGGTACAAAATGGCTGGGGATGGAATTTAGAACACGGAATTACGAGAAAAGCTCAATCAATATGATTATGGCTCCGCCACCTTGCCCGTTAAAGACAGTCGCTTCCTCAATAACCTCAATCGCTTTAAACCCAGTGACTACCCAATGTACTCACAAAGTGATGTAGACAACGCGCAGTAATTGCTAAGACAAACTCACTTCACCAGTCGGTGAGGTGAGTCGATATGCTTATACCAATAGGTATTAACCTGCGTCTTGCTTTTGCCTAAGCAGCCTTGCTCGCTCTAGTTTATATTGCGCAAAGAAAATACTATCCATTTCACTTGTTTGCGGATCGATAAAATAGGCAATATCGCTTCTATATGGCTCAGGTGAGAAGTGTTTGCCATCTTCCCAATAGAGCACAGCGTGTTTTACTAATTCACTCAGATAGGTGTGATCCCACGCATAGTGACAAAAGCCATGGTGCTCACCCAAGTTGGGTGAGTATTTTTTTTCAATATGCGCCATTTGCTCGGTATTTTTGTAATCCGCAAATTGTTTAGCATCTTGCTCTGCAGATTGGGGATCGGTGAAATAGGCAATATCACGCCGAGGTGGTAAGGCTTGCGGTAATCCAAATTTATCCGTTACGCCACTGCATTTTACGACGATCCACTGGACAAAATGTGCTCCGATAACATGGTCCCATTTTAACGCAACGTACATATAACCTCCTTTTGAACATCATTTATCAATTATTGCAAAGAACTGATCATGCTCGGCTAAGTTTAGCCACTTCTATTGATCTTACTAGTACAAGTTCATTTGCCTTTAATTCAGATCAAAAAGTTTTTCAAACTATAAAAAAGCGTTACAAGGTATTACAGAAATACGCTTTATCGCTTATTTTCGCCGATTTAGCGCTAACTTTAGCAAACGTGAATTTCACCTTACTGGCACTTTTTTTACATCCCACTACAATGCAAAAAAAGCAAGATTGGAATATACCAAATGAACGTGACACGCAGTTCGCTAAAAAATCCAGCGAGTGTAATTGTCATCTTGGTGTTGATTATTTTATTTGGGCTGTTAAGTATATTTAAACTGCCCATTCAGTTGACGCCAGATATCGAGCAACCACAGATCACGATTTTCTCAGGGTGGCGGCAGGCCGCCCCGGAAGAAATAGAATCAGTGATCATTGAACCGCTAGAAAATGCGGTAAAGAACACACCCGGCGCACTTGAAGTTAATACCAACATCAATCGCGGTAATGGTTCTATTACGCTGACATTTGCGGTGGGTGCGAATATGCAACAAGCGATGCTAGATGTGCTAACAAGCTTAAATCAAGCCCCACCGTTGCCACTTGATGCCTTAGACCCTGTGGTGTTCGCCGGCGGTAATAATGGTGAAGCGGCAGCCACTTTGCTGGTCACGCCCAAAGATTATCAGTCAAATAGCCTCGACTTTGATATGGCGCAGTTTCAAAAGCAAATCGACGAGTTTATTGAACCAAGACTTGCACGTATTCCCGGCGTGGCACGCGTCGATCTAGCAAGTGAGCGGCCAAAAGAGCTGCGTATTACTTTCGATCCGCACAAAGCCGCAGCGCTTGGTATTAGTTTAGATCAAATCAGTAATGTACTTGCGAGCTCTCGCGATACCTCTGGAGGTCTTGCCAACGTTGGACGTCGTCAATATACCGTGCGATTCACTGGCCAATACGACCTTTCCAGTATGGCTCAAATGCGTGTCGGCTATTCAGGAGACAGGCCAATCTACTTAGGTGATATCGCAAGTGTGGAACGCACCTTCTCAGACCGTTTGGGCATGAGTGGCCGTAATGGTAAACCAGCCTACTATATTCGGATCTCACGGGCCAACGAGGCAAATACCGTTGCCTTGCTTGATGAAATCAACCTTGCAATTGATGAATTAAACCAAGGGCCGCTGGCTGAGAATGGCTTATCGATTGAGCTCAGCTTTGATGCCTCCGTCCACATTCGTAATGCACTTTCTTTAGTAAAAAGTAATTTAGGCCTTGGGGTACTTTTATCTTGTTTAATTCTGTGGCTATTTTTTAGAGGCTTGAAAGCAACTTTGGTGATTGCAGCTACAATCCCCATTTCATTGATGGTCGCCTTTCTAGCACTTAATATCTTTGACCGCAGTCTTAATGTGATCTCGTTGGCGGGGTTGGCATTTGCAGTGGGCCTTGTACTAGACGCCGCAATCATAGTCCAAGAGAATATCTCACGCTTAAGAGCAGAAGGATTCGATAACAAAAAAGCCGCCTTAAAAGGCGCTGCACAAGTGACCGGAGCATTATTTGCTTCGACAACCACCAGCGTCGCCATCTTTTTACCTATTCTCTTTATGGCGGGTATTGAGGG
This portion of the Pseudoalteromonas sp. GCY genome encodes:
- a CDS encoding DUF2496 domain-containing protein, which encodes MSTPLEQAPTHVKLAVDLIMLLEEHDLPAEEVMAALEIVTADFQNKLNNQQKT
- a CDS encoding NPP1 family protein; the encoded protein is MTTTQLPLLSLAIIAASTQYAYANDFAALDEALPAPYIINGTEPVFDFDGDGCLPSAGISRTGVQNSGLKTSGRITGDCRDNQFLNTSNTVHRYACKTTTSGEYCGHFYALYFKKDQVFDYFGGGHRHDWEYAAVWTRDGIVTHGSYSAHGDLFTKPANELPFENGHLKIVYHKDGILTHALRFAKSNEIAENNYHRFVTPAIISWYKMAGDGI